The Sphingobacteriales bacterium nucleotide sequence TTTTTAGACATTTCTGCTGCATGACCTTTTAGTTCTTCTTCTTCTTTTTCAGTTTCTTCAATGATGTGACTAAGTTCTTTTTTCTTTGCAGCAAGGTCTTTTACTTTTTGTTCGTGTTTTGTTTCTGCAAGTTCTAAGCTAGATGACAAATTATCTAAAGAGAAAGTTGCGTCTTTAATTTTTTTCTCAGCTAATTGAATTTCTAATTTTTGTAATTCAATTTCTTTATTTAAAGCATCGTACTCTCTATTGTTTTTTACGTTAGTAAGTTGTTTGTCGTATTTTGTTATCAAGTTGTTTGCATCCTTGATACTTTGCTTTCTTGTTCCAATACTATCGTTGGTATCTTTCAGTTCTGTACTAAGTTTTTCTATTCTTTTCTCCAATCCAGAAATCTCATCTTCCAAATCAGCAACTTCGATTGGTAGTTCACCTTTTAATATTTTGATTTGATCTATTTTAGAATGAATAGCTTGTAACTCAGCTAATTGTTCTAATTTTTCTGCCACACCTGTTAAATCTTTCTTTTTTGCCATCTTCTATATATAATTTATTGGATTTGTATTATTTTCAGTAATTTGAACCGCAAAATTAGGAAATTTTTTTGTTATAATTTCTAAAAATATTTCTGAAGTAAACTGTTCACTCTCAAAATGTCCAACATCAGCTATAAGTATTTGATTATCAGCATCAAAAAATTTATGGTAGGTAAAATCTCCAGTAATAAAAATATCTGCACCTTGACGAATTGCCTCATTTAACAAGAAACTTCCAGAACCACCACACCAAGCAACTTTTTGTATTGGTTTACCTAAAAGTGTTGTATGTCTAATCATTTTTGCATTAAATTGTTGCTTTAGAAAATGTAAAAATACTGTTTCGTCTATTGGATGCTCTAAATTACCAATCATTCCAGAGCCTATTGTTTGGTTTGTATTCTCAAATTGTATGATTTCATATGCAACTTCCTCGTACGAATGACTACTAATGAGTGCATTCAATACTTTTTGTTCTACATAATTAGGAAAAATAACTTCTATCTTTTGTTCTTCAACTTTGTTTCTTATTTGCTTGTCACCAACTTTGGGTTGTGCTAATTCATTTGGAAAGAAAGTGCCCAATCCATTTGTACTAAAACTACATTCTGAATAATTTCCAATGCTACCTGCGCCTACATCAAACAATGCTTTTAGTACTTGCTCACATGCATCTGATGGCACATAAGTGTATAGTTTTTTTAGCGTACCTTTTTTAGGTAATAATATTTTTGGCTGGTGTATATTTAATTTCTCTCCAATTTTATAATTTACGCCTAACTGTACATTATCCAAATTTGTATGCGCTGCATAGATGGCAATATTATTTTGAATAGCATTTATAATAATTCTTTCTATATAATTTTTTCCAGTTATCTGTTTTATTCCACTA carries:
- a CDS encoding Nif3-like dinuclear metal center hexameric protein — encoded protein: MKIADIISEIEKFAPTNYQEQYDNAGLIVGQKNNECTGVIICLDSIECILEEAIAKNCNLIIAHHPIVFSGIKQITGKNYIERIIINAIQNNIAIYAAHTNLDNVQLGVNYKIGEKLNIHQPKILLPKKGTLKKLYTYVPSDACEQVLKALFDVGAGSIGNYSECSFSTNGLGTFFPNELAQPKVGDKQIRNKVEEQKIEVIFPNYVEQKVLNALISSHSYEEVAYEIIQFENTNQTIGSGMIGNLEHPIDETVFLHFLKQQFNAKMIRHTTLLGKPIQKVAWCGGSGSFLLNEAIRQGADIFITGDFTYHKFFDADNQILIADVGHFESEQFTSEIFLEIITKKFPNFAVQITENNTNPINYI